A single Biomphalaria glabrata chromosome 2, xgBioGlab47.1, whole genome shotgun sequence DNA region contains:
- the LOC106078635 gene encoding p53 and DNA damage-regulated protein 1-like isoform X3, whose product MDTDSSAIGSQLLDYVIELEGVAEEILADRREIIDLDRQRNKTREAVRALQKNKSNTKTWLCAGNMFIKVETKKAINMLNKDFDVIENEISKLRSTLKPKVNKLRDLEKKDDLKGFNLSPLTPSELNSVESLL is encoded by the exons ATGGATACAGACTCTTCTGCTATTGGAAGTCAACTTCTTGATTATGTTATTGAACTTGAGGGTGTTGCTGAAGAAATCTTGGCAGATCGACGAGAAATAATTgacctagacagacagagaaataaaacaagagAAGCTGTTAG AGCTCTGCAGAAGAATAAATCCAACACAAAAACTTGGTTGTGTGCTGGGAATATGTTCATAAAAGTGGAAACCAAAAAAGccataaatatgttaaataaAG ATTTTGATGTaattgagaatgaaatttcaaAATTGAGGTCAACACTGAAACCTAAAGTGAATAAACTTCGTGACCTGGAGAAGAAAGATGACCTCAAAGGTTTTAACCTATCTCCACTTACTCCGTCAGAATTGAATTCTGTTGAAAGTCTTTTGTGA
- the LOC106078584 gene encoding PR domain zinc finger protein 1-like, translating into MGVVTVSDIDYGQIFGPFPTHVTATDPAYVIGMLTCDRQPDGVLLRVDTEERRGGIRNIDWLPYVSPARDEEEQNMEAYPKEGGVYYRTLRIVKAGEELLVWYSKDFTQLLGVPELQSNSKRDDEQYICSHCGEMFDFPYPLRAHLKFKCTFTAEDRLFPPVPAHPLTKLNGNLRCLGNNAGNDIEGYAENKQHQMLSYMTNNNAMFTIASKRHLEDSGAEAPPAKKTSDVQLPKTKKDSIISHSIEELSKSHVSKAREDLDIGRGDAVPEGQSAFRKVTSEHTLSPIPIITNFPLRTKTISPPMKTSSPPSATSSLNSPVMGTTHGLSATKTNSPVSAILHSPTAVSPRSEPCSSSMPPPVRPPVKPMASQLTTVSSPDQSRPPIMGLYMPRIPLIPTPSALGIPGGSLLGASSSSRALSMHHSAFPDQIPPGLLEMCRATIPAVGPLTESFAANIRNCEHLAKQALFADRHISSLGFLKSTNPMVEKLLQSTNPTLLSSPINALNLSQNWCAKCNATFRMTSDLVYHMRSHHKREFDPMKRRREEKLKCNICNEAFRERHHLTRHMSSHA; encoded by the exons ATGGGCGTGGTCACAGTCAGCGATATAGACTATGGGCAAATTTTCGGTCCTTTCCCTACTCACGTAACGGCGACTGACCCGGCTTACGTCATAGGAATGTTGACTTGTGATAGACAACCTGATGGAGTACTCCTAAGG GTTGATACAGAAGAACGCAGAGGAGGAATTCGAAACATTGATTGGCTGCCATATGTGTCTCCAGCACGTGACGAGGAAGAGCAGAACATGGAGGCTTACCCCAAAGAAGGCGGAGTCTACTACCGGACGTTACGTATAGTGAAGGCAGGCGAGGAACTGCTAGTGTGGTACAGCAAAGACTTTACTCAGCTTCTTGGGGTCCCAGAACTTCAGAGCAACTCCAAACGTG ATGATGAGCAATATATTTGCTCACACTGTGGGGAGATGTTTGACTTTCCTTACCCACTGAGAGCTCACCTCAAATTCAAGTGCACATTCACCGCAGAGGACAGGCTATTCCCCCCAGTACCCGCTCACCCCCTGACCAAACTCAACGGAAACCTGCGATGTCTTGGAAACAACGCCGGAAACGACATCGAGGGATACGCCGAGAACAAACAGCACCAGATGCTAAGCTACATGACCAACAACAACGCCATGTTCACCATCGCCAGCAAGCGACACCTAGAGGATTCTGGTGCAGAAGCGCCTCCGGCCAAGAAAACTTCAGACGTGCAGCTGCCGAAGACGAAGAAAGATTCTATAATTAGCCATTCCATTGAAGAACTGAGTAAAAGTCACGTGAGCAAAGCGAGGGAAGACCTTGACATTGGCCGTGGTGACGCTGTACCAGAAGGCCAGAGCGCATTTAGAAAAGTGACGTCAGAGCACACACTGTCTCCTATCCCTATTATAACTAACTTCCCACTTAGGACCAAAACCATTTCTCCGCCGATGAAGACGAGTTCTCCCCCTTCAGCAACGTCTTCGTTGAACTCACCTGTAATGGGTACAACTCACGGTCTGTCGGCGACCAAGACGAATTCACCAGTCTCTGCCATATTGCACAGCCCGACAGCTGTGTCCCCAAGAAGCGAGCCGTGCTCATCTTCCATGCCCCCTCCCGTGCGACCGCCTGTCAAGCCCATGGCGTCACAGCTGACCACGGTCAGCTCCCCTGACCAGTCAAGACCTCCCATTATGGGTCTCTACATGCCACGTATCCCACTTATCCCTACCCCATCGGCTCTCGGAATTCCCGGCGGAAGTCTTCTCGGGGCTAGTTCATCAAGTAGAGCTTTATCCATGCACCATTCAGCTTTCCCGGACCAGATTCCTCCAGGGTTACTGGAAATGTGTCGGGCGACGATTCCCGCCGTCGGTCCCCTGACGGAATCATTCGCAGCGAACATCAGAAACTGTGAACATCTGGCCAAGCAGGCTCTGTTTGCTGACAGACACATCTCCAGTCTGGGCTTCCTAAAGAGCACTAACCCAATGGTGGAGAAGCTTCTACAGAGCACCAACCCAACGTTACTATCTTCTCCCATCAACGCGCTCAATTTGTCACAGAATTGGTGCGCAAAGTGCAATGCTACCTTCAGAATGACCTCTGACCTTGTTTACCATATGAG GTCACACCACAAGCGAGAGTTTGACCCAATGAAACGGAGGCGGGAAGAGAAGCTCAAGTGCAACATCTGCAACGAGGCTTTCCGAGAGAGGCATCACTTGACCAGGCACATGTCCTCGCACGCGTGA
- the LOC106078635 gene encoding p53 and DNA damage-regulated protein 1-like isoform X2, which yields MIKSNFVGVIKTMDTDSSAIGSQLLDYVIELEGVAEEILADRREIIDLDRQRNKTREAVRALQKNKSNTKTWLCAGNMFIKVETKKAINMLNKDFDVIENEISKLRSTLKPKVNKLRDLEKKDDLKGFNLSPLTPSELNSVESLL from the exons atgataaaaag TAACTTTGTAGGAGTAATTAAAACAATGGATACAGACTCTTCTGCTATTGGAAGTCAACTTCTTGATTATGTTATTGAACTTGAGGGTGTTGCTGAAGAAATCTTGGCAGATCGACGAGAAATAATTgacctagacagacagagaaataaaacaagagAAGCTGTTAG AGCTCTGCAGAAGAATAAATCCAACACAAAAACTTGGTTGTGTGCTGGGAATATGTTCATAAAAGTGGAAACCAAAAAAGccataaatatgttaaataaAG ATTTTGATGTaattgagaatgaaatttcaaAATTGAGGTCAACACTGAAACCTAAAGTGAATAAACTTCGTGACCTGGAGAAGAAAGATGACCTCAAAGGTTTTAACCTATCTCCACTTACTCCGTCAGAATTGAATTCTGTTGAAAGTCTTTTGTGA
- the LOC106078635 gene encoding p53 and DNA damage-regulated protein 1-like isoform X1, whose amino-acid sequence MLEDHKGHYSHYNARNKICHIKNADLIFKSTYSNFVGVIKTMDTDSSAIGSQLLDYVIELEGVAEEILADRREIIDLDRQRNKTREAVRALQKNKSNTKTWLCAGNMFIKVETKKAINMLNKDFDVIENEISKLRSTLKPKVNKLRDLEKKDDLKGFNLSPLTPSELNSVESLL is encoded by the exons ATGCTTGAAGACCACAAGGGACACTACTCTCATTATAATGCAAGGAACAAAATATGCCACATAAAAAACGCAGATTTGATCTTTAAATCAACATACAG TAACTTTGTAGGAGTAATTAAAACAATGGATACAGACTCTTCTGCTATTGGAAGTCAACTTCTTGATTATGTTATTGAACTTGAGGGTGTTGCTGAAGAAATCTTGGCAGATCGACGAGAAATAATTgacctagacagacagagaaataaaacaagagAAGCTGTTAG AGCTCTGCAGAAGAATAAATCCAACACAAAAACTTGGTTGTGTGCTGGGAATATGTTCATAAAAGTGGAAACCAAAAAAGccataaatatgttaaataaAG ATTTTGATGTaattgagaatgaaatttcaaAATTGAGGTCAACACTGAAACCTAAAGTGAATAAACTTCGTGACCTGGAGAAGAAAGATGACCTCAAAGGTTTTAACCTATCTCCACTTACTCCGTCAGAATTGAATTCTGTTGAAAGTCTTTTGTGA
- the LOC106078634 gene encoding exosome complex component RRP46-like, which yields MAAAFIVVRKEDLEAQQNAESCQTLRCLTSELGCLTRSDGSVSFSQGDTTVLAVSYGPAEVRINQEQYDKATVEVVYKPKVGLPRPIDRKREAILKSTLEAAIVTSLHPRSSISIIIQETEDLGSNMACCINAACLALLDAAVHMAFMVAAVAVSVMEDGQIKLDPNKKEELEGRATLTFVFDSADLKVVSVVTSGTFSQEEYKKSIDLTRLAAERVFQFYRDSLSKKLMQSI from the exons ATGGCGGCAGCTTTTATAGTAGTTAGGAAAGAAG atcTTGAAGCACAACAGAATGCAGAATCTTGTCAGACATTGAGGTGTCTTACTTCTGAACTGGGTTGCCTGACTCGCTCAGATGGCTCTGTAAGTTTTTCCCAAGGTGACACAACAGTGCTGGCTGTCTCCTATGGACCAGCTGAAGTGCGAATCAACCAGGAGCAATATGACAAAGCCACAGTTGAAGTTGTTTACAAACCTAAAGTTGGCTTACCTCGACCCATCGATAGAAAACGGGAGGCCATACTTAAATCTACTTTGGAAGCTGCCATCGTCACAAGTCTTCACCCTCGTTCATCCATCTCTATCATTATACAGGAAACAGAAGACTTGGGCTCCAACATGGCCTGCTGCATTAATGCAGCCTGCCTTGCTCTACTTGACGCTGCTGTTCACATGGCCTTCATGGTTGCAGCTGTTGCAGTGTCAGTCATGGAGGATGGCCAGATAAAACTGGACCCAAACAAAAAGGAGGAGCTGGAAGGTCGTGCCACATTAACATTTGTGTTTGACAGTGCAGACTTAAAAGTTGTATCCGTCGTTACATCTGGCACATTCAGCCAGGAAGAATATAAGAAAAGTATAGACTTGACAAGACTTGCTGCAGAGAGAGTTTTCCAGTTTTATAGGGACTCGCTATCAAAGAAATTAATGCAATCAATTTAG